Proteins encoded together in one Chryseobacterium sp. G0201 window:
- a CDS encoding TonB-dependent receptor: MMKYILPIIFLGMSSVAFSQIKEEKLILNKKREPEVKKIEKKKTSVETIKNYPPEEKSQNPVKYTITDVPAVSDFKTSTIQGQDVTPKFDGTAQNNYIQFGMGNYGKILGDMNISKTLENKLEVGVDAHFLSTLGLKKEYAWDSKQSAATIGAFLNSYGEKGKFNLNAEYGLNNNNYYGIYALEPGDVDLDQRVNQFKVNGYYDFYSNEILNDVRVKSSFLKDHFEAQENQVSILANLSKHGVEVGSSGIALNADLGVGLETVKSEFDIRDKNSSNFFNTSLTPKVTFRKGDSYLMVGSSFSFLNAKNNNALMAEQMKNSKTYWFPQAEFQFAAAKEFKFYGGVDGGLKLNTYSDLLQQNPFILSDQYLKPTETKYHFYVGLRGDIDETFKYDFSAGYGKMRDIMFFKANSLFDDTYTLNRSAYNYANTFSAIYDDGNVSDIKGSVQYFPLENLILDAEVKFTKFDLKNYENIYNVPLLNASIGAKYTMLDKKILLGFKGIFASDRTTNSFAIEGIGSPALYQSTENTDDKVGGYADLNLSAEYKIHKNFSIFAIGNNLLNSNYQTYKGYKVLGAQILGGVKITF, from the coding sequence ATGATGAAATATATTCTTCCAATCATATTTCTAGGGATGTCGTCGGTTGCGTTTTCCCAGATCAAAGAAGAAAAACTGATTCTTAATAAAAAAAGAGAACCGGAAGTAAAAAAGATCGAAAAGAAAAAAACTTCTGTGGAAACAATTAAGAATTATCCACCGGAAGAGAAATCTCAGAATCCTGTAAAATATACAATTACAGACGTTCCTGCGGTTTCAGACTTCAAAACTTCAACCATCCAGGGACAAGACGTTACGCCAAAGTTTGACGGAACGGCTCAAAATAATTATATCCAATTCGGAATGGGTAATTATGGTAAGATTTTGGGTGATATGAACATCTCAAAAACTCTTGAAAATAAACTAGAAGTTGGAGTAGATGCTCATTTTCTTTCTACCTTAGGGTTGAAAAAAGAATATGCTTGGGATTCTAAGCAGAGTGCTGCAACGATCGGAGCTTTCTTAAATTCTTACGGAGAAAAAGGGAAGTTCAACCTAAACGCTGAATATGGCTTAAATAATAACAATTACTACGGAATTTACGCTTTAGAGCCCGGAGATGTTGATTTGGATCAAAGAGTTAATCAGTTTAAAGTAAACGGTTATTATGACTTTTATTCAAACGAAATTTTAAATGATGTACGAGTAAAATCTTCCTTCTTAAAAGATCATTTTGAGGCTCAGGAAAATCAGGTTTCTATCTTGGCTAATTTGTCTAAACACGGCGTTGAGGTCGGAAGTTCAGGAATTGCTTTAAATGCAGATTTAGGAGTTGGTTTGGAAACTGTGAAGTCGGAATTTGACATCAGAGATAAAAACTCATCCAACTTTTTTAATACAAGTTTAACTCCGAAAGTTACCTTTAGAAAAGGAGATTCTTATTTAATGGTAGGTTCATCTTTTTCATTTTTGAATGCCAAAAACAATAATGCTTTAATGGCTGAGCAGATGAAAAATAGTAAAACGTATTGGTTCCCACAGGCTGAATTCCAGTTTGCGGCTGCGAAAGAATTTAAGTTTTATGGTGGAGTAGACGGAGGTTTGAAGTTAAATACTTATTCAGATCTTTTACAGCAAAATCCTTTTATTTTATCTGATCAATACTTAAAGCCGACTGAGACGAAATATCATTTCTATGTTGGTTTGAGAGGTGATATTGATGAGACTTTCAAATATGATTTCTCTGCAGGTTATGGAAAAATGAGAGATATTATGTTCTTTAAAGCGAATAGTCTGTTTGATGATACTTACACGCTTAACCGTTCGGCTTATAATTATGCGAATACTTTCTCTGCGATCTATGATGACGGAAATGTGAGTGATATCAAAGGAAGCGTGCAGTATTTCCCATTGGAGAATTTAATTTTAGATGCGGAAGTGAAGTTTACGAAATTTGACCTTAAGAATTACGAAAATATCTACAATGTCCCGTTACTGAATGCAAGTATTGGCGCTAAATATACCATGCTTGACAAAAAAATATTGTTGGGTTTCAAAGGGATTTTTGCAAGTGATAGAACGACCAATTCTTTTGCTATTGAGGGAATTGGAAGTCCAGCGCTCTATCAGTCAACAGAGAATACCGACGATAAAGTTGGTGGTTATGCAGATTTAAATCTTTCCGCAGAGTATAAAATTCATAAAAATTTCAGTATTTTCGCAATCGGAAACAATCTTCTTAACTCAAATTATCAAACGTACAAAGGATATAAAGTTCTTGGCGCACAGATTTTGGGAGGAGTGAAGATTACGTTCTAA